The Seriola aureovittata isolate HTS-2021-v1 ecotype China chromosome 2, ASM2101889v1, whole genome shotgun sequence genome has a segment encoding these proteins:
- the LOC130176456 gene encoding ataxin-1-like, with protein sequence MSFTPNPILVPDRDSLPLKKRDQRPSSTSQQQQQLCDAATFKAPYPYKSHSEFKTKHTGPFQPVPRRAPALYQPWIQTHTSTRSKPHVLSAFREHHGWAEWREFNPLHPGWDFSHHYQHHSHLSGTPTVHPGHPHHPSRFSPTSLVFEGFHRLGGGYGWEQLKTLRDTNRQSSGTNKGPYVRRRDRKAEYFPRVAKPSPPSLSTCLPHSPHEDQHDLLHQSTNVVSHPVSGRSFPGDNSNSTYTSMKEDTVRSSVLASTEHASSSSSSSSPNRFPWLLPHFVAGSLIELRDGRLRRVEHLQTEDFQLGSQACPDLRLSCCTVQSISPSASSSSISRLLILLHDQQSQELVDVYVEYPFFVRGRGWSSCSPQKTARLCGLQCRQLCVGDVCLALTPVPAPQPPPTAAPEPKTSPRKSERGCEPVKVSHPQVPPGPQWPAAGQKKEAEAVRRRHYSAPELRGSGTNCSEEGQWFMGRE encoded by the exons ATGAGCTTCACACCAAACCCGATTCTAGTCCCAGACAGGGACAGCCTTCCACTGAAAAAGAGGGACCAAAGACCGAGCtcaacatcacagcagcagcagcagctgtgtgatgctGCAACATTCAAGGCGCCTTACCCTTACAAGAGCCACAGCGAGtttaagacaaaacacacaggccCATTTCAGCCAGTGCCAAGACGGGCTCCTGCACTCTACCAGCCCTGGATTCAGACTCACACATCCACCAGATCCAAGCCTCATGTGCTGTCTGCATTCAGGGAGCACCATGGCTGGGCAGAGTGGAGAGAGTTTAACCCCCTGCACCCTGGATGGGACTTTTCCCACCATTATCAGCACCACAGCCACTTATCTGGCACACCCACAGTTCACCCAGGGCACCCACACCACCCCTCCAGATTCAGCCCTACCTCCTTGGTCTTTGAGGGTTTCCACAGACTGGGTGGAGGCTACGGCTGGGAGCAGCTCAAGACATTAAGGGACACAAACAGGCAGAGCAGTGGCACGAATAAAGGACCATATGTgaggagaagagacaggaaAGCTGAGTATTTTCCCAGGGTTGCAAAACCAAGTCCTCCATCGTTGAGCACATGCCTACCTCACTCTCCACATGAGGACCAACATGATTTGTTGCACCAATCAACAAATGTTGTCAGCCACCCTGTTTCTGGACGTTCCTTCCCTGGTGATAACTCAAACAGCACATACACCTCCATGAAGGAGGACACAGTCAGATCTTCTGTTCTGGCCTCTACTGAACatgcttcttcctcctcctcctcttcctctcccaaCCGTTTCCCCTGGCTGCTCCCTCACTTCGTGGCCGGCTCTCTGATCGAGCTCAGAGACGGGCGGCTGAGACGAGTGGAGCACCTGCAGACAGAAGACTTCCAGCTGGGATCACAGGCCTGTCCAGACCTgcgtctgagctgctgcacgGTGCAGAGCATCTCCCcttcagcctcctcctcctccatctcacGCCTCCTGATCCTCCTTCACGACCAACAGTCACAG GAGTTGGTGGATGTCTATGTGGAGTACCCATTCTTTGTGCGTGGGCGGGGCTGGTCCTCCTGCAGCCCTCAGAAGACTGCCCGTCTTTGTGGCCTGCAGTGCCGCCAGCTCTGCGTGGGGGACGTCTGCCTGGCCCTCACACCCGTCCCTGCTCCACAGCCTCCACCGACAGCCGCCCCGGAGCCGAAAACCTCACCCAGGAAGTCAGAGAGAGGGTGTGAGCCCGTAAAGGTATCACACCCGCAGGTTCCCCCAGGGCCACAGTGGCCAGCAGCAGGGCAGAAGAAGGAAGCAGAGGCAGTGCGGAGGAGACACTATTCAGCCCCTGAGCTGAGAGGTTCAGGGACTAATTGCAGTGAGGAGGGTCAGTGGTTTATGGGCAGGGAGTAA